From a region of the Tenggerimyces flavus genome:
- a CDS encoding tyrosine-type recombinase/integrase, protein MTTPTTPTTPTLRERLDEYLVMRRALGFQLGDLERQVGLFCTWLEARGQRQTFTIDDAVTWARLNPDAHPSWWATRLSLVRRFAGYLNANGVDVPVIPSGLLPARKPRAVPFIYTQNDIDALLVACDIEFTDERIAATLRTVIGLLTATGLRISEALNLGVDDIDPDNDVLVIKAAKSHERLVPVHPSTSTALQQYIALPARTATQPDPHGPVFVTSQGTGYAYVSFQSMFKRVREAAGLTPRARARPRLHDLRHTFATAHMTAAYAHGGDPDRVLSLLTTWLGHSDAAHTYWYLTATGELMALAAGMLEPDEQGDGGEPS, encoded by the coding sequence ATGACGACGCCGACAACCCCGACGACGCCGACGTTGCGTGAGCGACTCGACGAGTACTTGGTGATGCGCCGGGCGCTGGGGTTCCAGCTGGGCGATCTCGAACGGCAGGTCGGCCTGTTCTGCACTTGGCTCGAAGCACGCGGCCAGAGGCAGACCTTCACCATCGACGACGCCGTGACGTGGGCCCGGCTCAATCCCGACGCGCACCCCTCGTGGTGGGCGACCCGCCTGTCGTTGGTCCGCCGCTTTGCCGGCTACCTGAACGCTAACGGTGTCGACGTCCCGGTCATCCCCAGCGGGCTACTGCCGGCCAGGAAGCCCAGGGCGGTTCCCTTCATCTACACCCAGAACGATATCGATGCGTTGCTCGTCGCCTGCGACATCGAGTTCACCGACGAGCGGATCGCCGCGACCCTCCGCACCGTTATCGGTCTACTCACCGCCACTGGCCTGCGGATCAGCGAAGCGCTGAACCTGGGAGTCGATGACATCGACCCCGACAACGACGTGTTAGTGATCAAGGCTGCCAAGTCTCACGAGCGGCTCGTTCCGGTCCACCCGTCGACATCGACCGCGCTGCAGCAGTACATCGCTCTCCCTGCCCGCACAGCCACCCAGCCCGATCCCCACGGGCCGGTCTTCGTGACCTCCCAGGGGACCGGCTACGCCTACGTGTCCTTCCAGTCCATGTTCAAACGAGTCAGGGAGGCTGCCGGGCTCACCCCGCGCGCCAGGGCACGCCCCCGCCTGCACGACCTGAGACACACCTTTGCCACCGCGCACATGACCGCGGCCTACGCCCACGGTGGGGATCCCGACCGGGTCCTGTCGCTGCTCACCACCTGGCTCGGGCACTCCGATGCCGCCCACACCTACTGGTACCTGACCGCGACCGGCGAGCTCATGGCCCTTGCCGCCGGGATGCTCGAACCCGACGAGCAGGGTGACGGAGGAGAACCGTCATGA
- a CDS encoding HAMP domain-containing sensor histidine kinase, translating to MRPPILGLRGRVILAFGVGAAVITTAFAALTYLLAQGYLTEQRHRIALRQTFTDATLVRDQLQTAGVNASDALAKLAPPTTTTIVLRWRGDWYATSLEGGRDAVPAPIRDHVRNGDVITQRVQQGEDPDLIIGLPLPAVNAELYEISSLQELDETLRVLGTVLVVGALVAALGGGALGVWASRSVIQPLDRVAATAALIAAGQLGTRLPATRDPGLATIVGSFNSMVDTLQQRLQRDARLAADVSHELRSPLTTLVAAVEVMNTRRDELPSRSRRALTLVTEELGRFERLLQNLLELARADAGLDPSAIETIPVSELVEHTLDVTARPVGLLTQPKERATVRGDRVRLERVLTNLLDNADRHGGGATGVTVVATAERVLVTVEDDGPGVPEADRGRVFERFATGVARQSSSGTGLGLALAAETVTAHGGTIWCTTKPSGTGARFTFALPRSDA from the coding sequence AACGCCATCGAATCGCCCTTCGACAGACGTTCACCGACGCGACCCTCGTCCGCGACCAGCTCCAGACGGCCGGAGTGAACGCCTCCGACGCTCTTGCCAAGCTCGCTCCTCCGACGACGACAACGATCGTCCTGCGCTGGCGAGGAGACTGGTATGCGACGTCGCTTGAGGGTGGTCGTGACGCCGTCCCGGCCCCGATCCGCGACCATGTGCGCAACGGCGACGTCATCACCCAGCGCGTACAGCAGGGTGAGGATCCCGACCTGATCATCGGGCTCCCGCTTCCGGCCGTGAACGCGGAGTTGTACGAGATCAGCTCCCTGCAAGAACTCGACGAGACGTTGCGGGTCCTGGGAACCGTCCTCGTCGTCGGAGCGCTCGTCGCGGCTCTCGGGGGTGGCGCCCTTGGCGTCTGGGCCAGCAGGTCGGTGATCCAGCCACTCGATCGCGTCGCGGCCACCGCCGCGCTGATCGCCGCCGGACAACTTGGAACCAGGCTTCCCGCGACCCGCGACCCCGGGCTCGCGACGATCGTCGGCTCCTTCAACAGCATGGTCGACACCCTGCAGCAACGACTCCAACGCGACGCCCGCCTCGCCGCAGACGTCAGCCACGAGCTCCGTTCGCCACTCACCACGCTCGTCGCCGCAGTCGAGGTGATGAACACCCGCCGCGACGAACTTCCCTCACGATCGCGTCGAGCCCTGACCCTGGTCACAGAGGAGCTCGGACGCTTCGAGCGGCTGCTGCAGAACCTCCTGGAGCTTGCACGAGCCGACGCCGGTCTCGACCCCTCCGCCATCGAAACGATCCCAGTGTCGGAGCTCGTCGAACACACCCTCGACGTGACCGCCCGACCCGTCGGGCTGCTGACGCAGCCGAAGGAACGGGCGACCGTCCGAGGCGACCGCGTCCGATTAGAACGAGTCCTCACGAATCTCCTCGACAACGCCGACCGCCATGGAGGCGGTGCCACCGGTGTCACCGTCGTCGCGACCGCGGAGCGCGTCCTCGTCACAGTCGAGGACGATGGGCCAGGTGTGCCCGAAGCCGACCGCGGACGGGTCTTCGAGCGCTTCGCGACCGGCGTCGCCCGGCAGTCCTCCTCCGGGACGGGACTTGGCCTCGCGCTGGCGGCCGAAACGGTGACCGCCCACGGCGGCACCATCTGGTGCACCACCAAGCCGTCCGGCACCGGGGCCAGGTTCACCTTCGCCCTGCCGCGAAGCGACGCATGA
- a CDS encoding GerMN domain-containing protein, with protein MTTRRSISTTLLVGLCLGGLAACGVSVDDEPHVVQPTAIPNGLLDRSPSTPTVSPAIPVGPATTSYFLEANRLVAVRRPDRDGTAPGKLRRAIHHLLAGPTDNEQAHGLSTAIPSDLELTVVSLRDGRATIDLTGTLPNPPAQNLTLAVAQIVLTATAVSGVGEVQLTQQGETIEAPLVDGSLTAEPLTAANYQMLLAS; from the coding sequence ATGACCACCCGGCGATCCATCTCGACCACGCTGCTGGTCGGCCTCTGCCTTGGTGGTCTGGCGGCGTGCGGTGTTTCGGTGGACGACGAGCCCCATGTCGTTCAGCCGACGGCGATACCTAACGGACTCCTGGATCGTTCGCCCTCCACACCGACGGTCTCACCCGCGATACCCGTCGGTCCTGCCACCACGTCGTACTTCCTCGAGGCGAACCGGCTCGTAGCGGTTCGACGCCCGGATCGGGATGGGACCGCACCCGGAAAGCTCCGCCGAGCGATCCATCACCTCCTGGCTGGTCCCACCGACAATGAGCAGGCACATGGCCTCAGCACAGCCATACCGTCCGACCTCGAGCTGACTGTGGTCTCACTCCGGGACGGTAGAGCAACCATCGACCTCACCGGAACCCTTCCCAACCCCCCGGCCCAGAACCTGACACTCGCAGTCGCCCAAATCGTGCTCACCGCGACCGCAGTCAGCGGTGTCGGAGAGGTCCAACTGACTCAGCAGGGCGAAACGATCGAAGCACCCCTCGTGGACGGATCCCTCACCGCGGAACCACTCACCGCCGCCAACTACCAGATGCTGCTCGCATCCTGA
- a CDS encoding transposase gives MSEKRKKYDREFREGAVRIVEETGKPIAQVARDLGVNEGTLGYWVNRARAAVEGTRGLSKDDREELNRLRAENAELRMERDVLKRSVVLWVKEATK, from the coding sequence ATGTCTGAGAAGCGGAAGAAGTACGACCGGGAGTTTCGTGAGGGTGCGGTCCGGATCGTCGAGGAGACCGGGAAGCCGATCGCTCAGGTGGCCCGTGACCTGGGCGTGAACGAGGGCACCCTGGGCTACTGGGTGAACCGGGCTCGGGCAGCGGTCGAGGGCACCAGGGGGTTGTCGAAGGACGACCGTGAGGAGCTCAACCGGCTACGCGCGGAGAATGCGGAGCTCCGGATGGAGCGTGATGTCCTCAAGCGATCCGTGGTCCTGTGGGTCAAGGAGGCGACGAAGTGA
- a CDS encoding GAF and ANTAR domain-containing protein gives MSTTRDQRLADTFVLLADTLVARFDVLDFFSLLAERTVELLDVDAAGVILSDQRGGWRPAAGSSEDAALVEVFAAQTQQGPCLDAARTGAVVASADLVADSDRWPQFVPAAVDAGFRAACAVPMRLRDEVIGSLTLLNTRPVAVDGPDIALGQALADIATIGILQQRAVRRDEILYELLEATLHHRTVVEQAKGVLAEVGILDMHQAYTALRRYAQAHSQLLSDIARDVATGDLDANEILAAQPVPRAASSISD, from the coding sequence ATGAGCACTACCCGTGATCAGCGGCTGGCGGACACCTTTGTCCTGCTGGCCGACACTCTCGTGGCTCGGTTCGACGTGCTCGACTTCTTCAGCCTGCTCGCCGAGCGGACAGTGGAGCTGCTGGATGTCGACGCCGCCGGGGTGATCTTGTCCGACCAGCGCGGCGGTTGGCGCCCTGCCGCCGGGTCCTCGGAGGACGCGGCGCTGGTCGAGGTGTTCGCCGCCCAAACCCAGCAGGGACCCTGCCTGGATGCAGCCCGCACCGGCGCCGTCGTGGCGAGCGCCGATCTGGTCGCCGACTCCGACCGCTGGCCACAGTTCGTCCCGGCAGCTGTCGACGCCGGATTCCGCGCGGCGTGTGCGGTGCCGATGAGGCTGCGGGACGAGGTCATCGGGTCGCTGACTCTGCTCAACACCCGCCCGGTCGCCGTCGACGGGCCGGACATCGCGCTCGGTCAGGCGTTAGCCGACATCGCCACCATCGGCATCCTGCAACAACGCGCTGTTCGTCGCGACGAGATCCTCTACGAACTGCTCGAGGCGACCCTCCACCACCGCACCGTGGTCGAGCAAGCCAAGGGGGTACTCGCCGAAGTCGGTATCCTGGACATGCACCAGGCGTACACTGCGCTCCGCCGCTACGCCCAAGCCCACAGTCAACTGCTGTCCGACATCGCCCGCGACGTCGCCACCGGCGACCTCGATGCGAACGAGATCCTCGCTGCCCAACCTGTACCCCGGGCTGCGTCGTCGATTTCCGACTGA
- a CDS encoding IS3 family transposase: MSVARFIADQRTSYRVPHTITCVLLGVSLAWFYKWLGRAEAPGAAAGLHTPRDRRRDTIDRAVAVAFKKARGLHGSPRLHADLVDDGWKVSEKTVADSMRRQGLVARRIRRANGLTRQDKTAPVFPDLLKRDFTASRPNARWVGDISCRCRHEMSYADLRNMPTSLAMTQVSGGVEVRQVGIVA; the protein is encoded by the coding sequence GTGAGCGTGGCACGCTTCATCGCCGACCAGAGGACCAGCTATCGGGTGCCGCACACCATCACCTGCGTCCTGCTCGGTGTCAGCCTTGCCTGGTTCTACAAGTGGCTGGGCCGAGCCGAAGCACCCGGTGCGGCGGCCGGGTTGCACACACCGCGGGACCGGCGCCGCGACACCATCGACCGTGCGGTCGCGGTCGCGTTCAAGAAGGCTCGTGGCCTGCACGGCTCGCCCCGGTTGCACGCCGACCTGGTCGACGACGGCTGGAAGGTCAGCGAGAAGACGGTGGCGGACTCGATGCGCCGCCAAGGGCTGGTCGCGCGCCGGATCCGGCGCGCGAACGGGTTGACCCGGCAGGACAAGACCGCCCCGGTGTTCCCCGACCTGCTCAAGCGGGACTTCACCGCGTCGCGTCCGAACGCCCGCTGGGTGGGCGACATCTCATGCCGATGTCGGCATGAGATGTCCTATGCCGACCTTCGGAATATGCCGACGTCGCTGGCGATGACGCAGGTCAGCGGCGGTGTTGAGGTTCGGCAGGTCGGCATAGTCGCGTAG
- a CDS encoding GAF and ANTAR domain-containing protein, with translation MESRRARLVALLATDRARHRAMQRAWNGTGDLVAGPASAVGLVCAVSVDELSVTGAGATVLSHLPEGDGQPTRGLVYATNEVSAGLEDLQLTVGEGPCLDAFASGGPVLVADLSAESTRWPGFTAAARALGAAAVFSFPLQVGVVRLGSLDLYREVPGPLTRLELTDALILADLATQGVVEELDGHASSDLSWLADPHVEIHQAVGMVKVQLKVSTNVALMRLRGHAFIHDRPLAEVAKEVVARALRFTRDPDVLDPEADGDVDGRAGP, from the coding sequence ATGGAGAGTCGCCGTGCACGCCTGGTGGCCTTGTTGGCCACGGATCGCGCTCGGCACCGCGCAATGCAGCGGGCCTGGAACGGCACCGGAGATCTTGTGGCTGGGCCTGCTTCCGCTGTGGGACTGGTGTGCGCGGTCAGTGTGGACGAGTTGTCGGTCACCGGGGCGGGTGCGACGGTGCTCAGTCACCTTCCGGAAGGTGATGGGCAACCGACCCGTGGGTTGGTGTATGCGACAAATGAGGTCAGCGCAGGGTTGGAGGATCTGCAGCTCACTGTGGGGGAGGGCCCTTGTTTGGACGCGTTCGCGTCTGGAGGGCCGGTGCTGGTGGCGGATCTGAGTGCGGAGAGTACGCGGTGGCCGGGGTTCACCGCGGCGGCGCGGGCGTTGGGTGCGGCGGCGGTGTTCTCGTTCCCGTTGCAGGTCGGGGTGGTCAGGTTGGGGTCGCTGGACCTGTACCGTGAAGTCCCTGGGCCGCTGACACGGCTGGAGTTGACCGACGCGTTGATTCTTGCCGACCTCGCGACCCAGGGGGTGGTGGAGGAGTTGGACGGGCACGCCTCGTCCGATCTGAGCTGGCTGGCCGATCCCCACGTCGAGATCCATCAGGCGGTGGGGATGGTGAAGGTTCAGCTCAAGGTGTCGACCAACGTGGCGTTGATGCGGCTGCGCGGGCACGCCTTCATCCACGACCGTCCCCTGGCCGAAGTGGCCAAGGAGGTGGTCGCCCGGGCACTGCGCTTCACCCGCGACCCTGACGTTCTGGACCCTGAGGCCGACGGTGACGTCGACGGTAGGGCGGGGCCATGA
- a CDS encoding helix-turn-helix domain-containing protein produces MTCVDLGTSGVLRQLLDLLADGASGEQLAQVAVAARAAGHTSAEVEAAVEVALRIRHTLTEHRRREAELTALFDTARDLSKLRDLDEVLRSIVRRARMLLRADLSYLSMNDEEAGSTYMRVTDGSVSSLLTRLRIGHGDGLGGLVAQTAHPYASADYLHDERFAHTRPIDEAVRAERMVGILGVPMSLGSKVIGVLFAADRARRDFTVEEVALLSSLADHAAVAIDNAQLLAETRRANEEMHRGEDTHDRLMQLVLRGGDLVAVAGEMAAVLGGGLVLFDESGTELARVGTEPLPPPEAAIARSRSSGRAVPAGTDWVCAVLAGPEPLGCLVLTGHRALGVADRRLFERAAVVTALLLLLRRSVARAEDEVRGELLTDLLTAPSRNPTALLARGRRLGIDLAAPYTVLIAHVDGASRRRLAMACRRCAALVGLHAEQVVMLVAAGAPSSLATKLSAELSATVDAPVTVGASGPAAGPTALAAAAAEATRCVRSLLALGRAGHGAALADLGFVGQLIGDRTDLASYVRAILGPVLDYDERRGTDLIDTLRAYFDSGTNLTRAKDSLHVHVNTVVQRLDRIASLLGEDWHSPDRALEIQLALRLRQLHA; encoded by the coding sequence ATGACCTGCGTGGACCTCGGCACCTCCGGTGTGCTGCGCCAGCTGCTCGACCTACTCGCCGACGGTGCGAGCGGCGAGCAACTGGCGCAGGTGGCGGTGGCGGCGCGGGCTGCCGGGCACACGTCGGCGGAGGTCGAGGCAGCCGTCGAGGTCGCGTTGCGGATCCGGCACACCCTCACCGAGCACCGCCGCCGCGAGGCCGAGCTCACGGCACTGTTCGACACCGCGCGGGACCTGTCCAAGCTGCGCGACCTCGACGAGGTGCTGCGCTCGATCGTGCGACGCGCGCGGATGCTGCTGCGCGCCGATCTGTCCTACCTGAGCATGAATGACGAGGAGGCAGGCAGCACATACATGCGGGTCACCGACGGCTCGGTGTCCTCGCTGCTGACACGGTTGCGCATCGGGCACGGCGATGGGCTCGGCGGCCTGGTCGCGCAGACCGCGCACCCCTACGCCAGCGCCGACTACCTGCACGACGAGCGGTTCGCCCACACCCGGCCGATCGACGAAGCGGTGAGGGCGGAGCGCATGGTCGGCATCCTGGGCGTGCCGATGTCGCTGGGCAGCAAGGTGATCGGTGTGCTGTTCGCGGCCGACCGAGCCCGGCGCGACTTCACCGTCGAGGAGGTGGCGCTGCTGTCGTCGCTCGCCGACCACGCGGCGGTCGCCATCGACAACGCGCAGCTGCTCGCCGAGACCCGCCGGGCGAACGAGGAGATGCACCGCGGCGAGGACACCCACGATCGGCTGATGCAGCTGGTGCTGCGCGGTGGCGACCTTGTAGCGGTGGCCGGCGAGATGGCCGCGGTGCTCGGCGGCGGTCTGGTCTTGTTCGACGAGTCCGGCACCGAGCTGGCACGCGTCGGCACCGAGCCGCTCCCACCACCCGAGGCCGCGATCGCGAGATCACGGTCGTCGGGCCGGGCGGTCCCGGCCGGCACCGACTGGGTGTGCGCGGTGCTCGCCGGCCCGGAGCCGCTCGGGTGCCTCGTACTCACAGGCCACCGCGCGCTCGGCGTCGCTGACCGGCGACTGTTCGAGCGGGCTGCGGTGGTGACAGCGCTTCTGCTCCTGCTGCGGCGATCGGTGGCCCGCGCCGAGGACGAAGTGCGCGGCGAGCTGCTGACCGACCTGCTGACCGCGCCAAGCCGCAACCCAACCGCGCTGCTCGCTCGAGGTCGCCGGTTGGGCATCGACCTGGCCGCGCCGTACACCGTGCTGATCGCCCACGTGGATGGCGCGTCACGTCGCCGACTCGCGATGGCGTGCCGTCGGTGCGCGGCACTGGTAGGCCTGCACGCCGAGCAGGTGGTGATGCTAGTGGCCGCCGGCGCTCCGAGCTCCCTGGCGACCAAGCTGTCGGCCGAGCTATCGGCAACGGTGGACGCCCCGGTGACGGTCGGCGCATCCGGTCCAGCCGCCGGCCCGACGGCACTGGCGGCGGCCGCCGCCGAGGCCACCCGATGCGTCCGGTCGCTGCTGGCACTGGGCCGGGCCGGACACGGCGCGGCGCTGGCCGATCTCGGCTTCGTCGGTCAGCTGATCGGCGACCGCACCGATCTGGCGAGCTACGTCCGCGCGATCCTCGGGCCGGTGCTCGACTACGACGAGCGTCGCGGCACCGACCTGATCGACACGCTGCGCGCCTACTTCGACTCCGGCACGAACCTGACCCGGGCGAAGGACTCGCTGCACGTCCACGTCAACACCGTGGTGCAACGGCTGGACCGGATCGCGTCCCTGCTCGGCGAGGACTGGCACTCCCCGGACCGCGCGCTGGAGATCCAGCTCGCGCTGCGCCTTCGGCAACTGCACGCCTGA
- a CDS encoding tyrosine-type recombinase/integrase, translating to MGPLAPTVLGECSAWSAAQGYSLGSAAGIGNLLERLSMWMEEVGAGVDDLDEDVLAEFVAAELSRELPCASVQRWTGTMSRFLASAGYLGAARKRPDQLTPVQAAAEDWRSWMREQRGLTDKTIVAYCHYAASLLDEMTATDGSVEWDRLDAAIVNSYIAERGRPYGVVARAHIVGSVRCLLRWALSTGRLNRDLTGGILKPAGTRRSVPRGVDAEQVAGLLAVCDPATAIGTRDRAVVVTLVRLGLRAGEAARLRLDDIDWASGLLKVTGKGREHTLPLPVDVGQALEAWLRLRPPALDRAVFVRLRAPRQMMTVAGLSGIIARLSDLAGIDQIRAHRLRHTAAMDVLAAGGSLTEAKELLGHVYTVTTMTYAKVDLVSLRELVVPFGQVP from the coding sequence GTGGGTCCCTTGGCGCCAACGGTGCTGGGCGAGTGCTCGGCATGGTCGGCCGCACAGGGGTACTCGCTGGGTTCAGCAGCCGGGATCGGCAACCTGCTGGAGCGGCTGAGCATGTGGATGGAGGAAGTCGGCGCCGGTGTCGATGACCTCGACGAGGACGTGCTCGCCGAGTTCGTCGCAGCTGAACTCTCCCGAGAACTTCCCTGCGCCAGCGTGCAGCGCTGGACGGGCACGATGAGCCGGTTCTTGGCGTCCGCTGGCTATCTGGGCGCAGCCAGGAAGAGGCCGGATCAACTCACGCCGGTCCAGGCCGCGGCGGAGGACTGGCGTTCCTGGATGCGTGAACAGCGTGGTCTGACCGACAAGACCATCGTGGCCTACTGTCATTACGCGGCCAGCCTCCTGGACGAGATGACCGCCACTGACGGGTCGGTGGAATGGGACCGGCTCGACGCGGCCATCGTCAACTCCTACATCGCCGAACGCGGCCGACCCTATGGTGTCGTAGCTCGTGCTCACATCGTCGGATCGGTCCGCTGTCTACTGCGGTGGGCGTTGTCCACCGGCCGCCTCAACCGCGACCTGACCGGCGGCATCCTCAAGCCTGCTGGGACGCGACGTTCAGTGCCGCGAGGGGTGGACGCCGAGCAGGTCGCAGGCTTGCTTGCCGTGTGCGATCCGGCCACGGCCATCGGGACACGGGACCGGGCCGTCGTCGTGACCTTGGTGCGGCTGGGCCTGCGCGCTGGTGAAGCCGCCCGTCTCAGGCTCGACGACATCGACTGGGCCAGCGGACTCCTGAAGGTCACCGGCAAGGGCCGCGAGCACACGCTGCCGCTCCCGGTCGACGTGGGCCAGGCGCTGGAAGCGTGGCTGCGACTACGACCACCCGCGCTGGACAGGGCGGTGTTTGTGCGGCTGAGGGCACCGCGCCAGATGATGACGGTCGCGGGGCTCTCGGGGATCATCGCGCGACTGTCAGACCTGGCCGGGATCGATCAGATCCGCGCGCACCGGCTGAGGCACACCGCCGCGATGGACGTCTTGGCTGCGGGTGGCTCCTTGACCGAAGCCAAGGAGCTTCTGGGCCACGTCTACACCGTCACCACGATGACCTACGCAAAGGTCGACCTGGTGTCGCTGCGCGAGCTGGTCGTCCCGTTCGGGCAGGTGCCCTGA
- a CDS encoding MFS transporter, translating to MPLRSGGNLISTFGIGLLPPYAMIGVAAPLLLTFLRLVQGFALGGEWGGAVLIVSEHGGTKRRGFWASFPQAGAPGGNLLATAVLAVLAAVQSDEAFLSWGWRIPFLLSAVLVVVGLWIRLAVAESPVFLAAARKAEERGAAEKAPIVQVFKHSWRSVLIAMGARMAENVSYYVITAFILVYLTQILDLDRSAGLTAVLIASGVHLVTIPLWGLLSDVVGRRAVYLFGAAGMGVWGFVFFALLDTRSFGVIVLATTVGLVLHGAMYGPQAAFFSELFGTRVRYSGASIGYQLASIGAGAVAPLIAVALLDSWDSTLPVSLYLAAMCLITVVAVVVARETRGSSLEEDPDVVAAVPAPGQQ from the coding sequence ATGCCTCTACGGTCCGGGGGGAACCTCATATCGACGTTCGGCATCGGCCTGCTGCCGCCCTACGCGATGATCGGCGTCGCGGCACCGCTGCTGCTGACGTTCCTGCGGCTGGTGCAGGGCTTCGCCCTCGGCGGCGAGTGGGGCGGCGCGGTGCTGATCGTTTCCGAGCACGGCGGCACGAAGCGTCGCGGGTTTTGGGCATCGTTCCCGCAGGCCGGCGCACCCGGCGGAAACCTGCTGGCGACCGCGGTGCTCGCCGTCCTCGCCGCCGTGCAATCCGACGAGGCCTTCCTGTCCTGGGGCTGGCGGATCCCTTTCCTGCTGTCCGCGGTGCTCGTCGTGGTCGGCCTGTGGATCCGGCTCGCGGTGGCCGAGTCGCCGGTGTTCCTGGCGGCCGCGCGCAAGGCCGAGGAGCGCGGTGCGGCTGAGAAGGCGCCGATCGTGCAGGTGTTCAAGCACAGCTGGCGTTCGGTGCTGATCGCCATGGGAGCCCGGATGGCCGAGAACGTGTCGTACTACGTGATCACCGCGTTCATCCTCGTGTATCTCACCCAGATACTGGACCTGGACCGCTCCGCCGGGCTGACCGCCGTGCTGATCGCTTCGGGCGTCCACCTCGTCACGATCCCGCTGTGGGGCCTGCTCTCCGACGTGGTCGGCCGGCGGGCGGTGTACCTGTTCGGCGCTGCTGGGATGGGGGTGTGGGGCTTCGTGTTCTTCGCGCTGCTGGACACGCGGTCATTCGGCGTCATCGTGCTGGCGACGACCGTCGGCCTGGTTCTGCACGGTGCAATGTACGGCCCGCAGGCGGCGTTCTTCTCGGAGCTGTTCGGCACCCGGGTGCGCTACTCGGGCGCGTCGATCGGCTACCAGCTTGCGTCGATCGGGGCCGGCGCGGTGGCGCCGCTGATCGCGGTCGCGCTGCTCGACTCGTGGGACAGCACGCTGCCGGTGTCGCTTTACCTTGCGGCGATGTGCCTGATCACGGTGGTCGCCGTGGTCGTCGCGAGGGAGACCCGCGGGTCGTCGCTTGAGGAGGACCCTGACGTGGTCGCCGCGGTTCCCGCCCCGGGGCAACAGTGA